The DNA segment GCACATCGGGCGGGAAGGTGAGGACGGCGTCGCCCGCCTCGGGCAGGCCGGCGTTCTGCATCACCACGATCACCCGAAGGCCGCCGTGGTTGACCGCGCGGTGCACCGTGCCCGGGCTGAACCAGGCGACGGTGCCCGTCCGCAGGGGTACGGAGGTGTACCCCTGCGCGGTGAGGGTCTGCAGTTCACCGCCGCCCGCCACGACGACATAGCCCTCGGTGCAGACGGTGTGCAGGTGGGGTGACCCGCCGTGACAGCCGTCGGCGGCCTCCCAGGGGTAGACCTCCAGCCCCGAGAGCCCGGTGCCGCCGGGGAAGGTCACCACGGGTGCTCCTTGAGGTGTCCGGTGATGGCGGCGCGGTCCCACAGTCCGTCGGCGACGACGATCCGGGAGTGGCGTCGCAGGACGTCCCCGTCGGGCAGGACGAGTTCCTCGTGGAAGGCCGGGGACGGGGCGACGGCGGGGAACGGCTCGCTGCGCACGAACCAGTGGGTCCGCCCCTCCTCGCCGGGGTCCTGCTCGAAGACGAGCGTGGAGGCCGCGTCGACCTCGTCGTGCGGGGAGGAGTACGCGAGCCACGACGCGGAGCGGCCCATGACCTCGCCGCCTTCGAGGTCCCCGTCGGCGAGAACCGTGCCGTGGGCCATGTCCCGCGGGCCGCGCCAGAACAGGCCCGTGTAGCCGGCGTCGGGCCTGCCCGCCGTGGTGGGGCTGCCGATCTCCAGGTCGCGGCCGCTCACGTTGGTCAGCGCCGTGCCGAAGCGCAGCTCCCACGCCCCCGCGGTCGTGTCCACGTCGTGAACACGCAGGGTGCGCACCTCGGTGAGCCATTCCTCGCCGTGCGCGGTCACCCATGTCACCCGCTCGGCCAGCACCAACTCCTGCCCGTCGCATTCGATTTCGTCGAAGCCCTCGTGCCTCAGACGCCCGACATTGTCGAGTTGGACGTACCCGTGGCCGGGTGCGGAAGCGTCGAAGGTCGGCCCGCCCCAGAAGTTCTGTCCCGAGACGTGCGACAGGGTCATGGCCAGCCCTTTGTGCCAGCGGTGGTCGTGCGGCCGGTTCGCCGTGACGGCCT comes from the Streptomyces sp. KMM 9044 genome and includes:
- a CDS encoding PmoA family protein; translated protein: MELSRDETSLSLTGHGVELLRYTFDSDTIPSECPAPYLHPLRTLGGQAVTANRPHDHRWHKGLAMTLSHVSGQNFWGGPTFDASAPGHGYVQLDNVGRLRHEGFDEIECDGQELVLAERVTWVTAHGEEWLTEVRTLRVHDVDTTAGAWELRFGTALTNVSGRDLEIGSPTTAGRPDAGYTGLFWRGPRDMAHGTVLADGDLEGGEVMGRSASWLAYSSPHDEVDAASTLVFEQDPGEEGRTHWFVRSEPFPAVAPSPAFHEELVLPDGDVLRRHSRIVVADGLWDRAAITGHLKEHPW